Proteins from a genomic interval of Lycium ferocissimum isolate CSIRO_LF1 chromosome 2, AGI_CSIRO_Lferr_CH_V1, whole genome shotgun sequence:
- the LOC132046772 gene encoding F-box/LRR-repeat protein At5g02910-like isoform X1, with translation MNFESKSSVITMAEQDQSPGGSSDDGYSKGQILENPPQKKMKIETECEETGIDWISEIPDALIAQILTQMPTPDAFKTTLLSKHWQYLWNSMDNLIFDNRNTDWSDRVNVINKFISFTDNVLTLLCCSKIKKFTLYFRSCLVASYGSKIDKLLEIALKKKAEDLELEIWYYDQDPYVLPQALCSSSFILKLNCEYCRIPEECVLNWTSLKSLTLRHLFLRDEHVDQIVTNCPQLESLKLCEFCGFHHLHITSPKCRILQLIDHAHPDGDWGSLEGDCSFEIVAPYIQHLKISGHFDSVEIKLGDLSSLVHADLTFSVDVVFDKTVEHLLASVRCANELMVPCWVIEMIYVLLLEKKDVS, from the exons ATGAACTTTGAAAGTAAAAGTAGTGTGATAACCATGGCCGAGCAAGACCAATCCCCTGGCGGTTCTAGTGATGATGGATATTCTAAAGGCCAGATTCTTGAAAACCCACctcagaaaaaaatgaagattgaGACAGAATGTGAAGAAACTGGTATTGATTGGATCAGCGAGATACCTGACGCTCTTATTGCCCAAATTCTTACTCAAATGCCCACACCAGATGCCTTCAAAACAACTCTTCTCTCTAAACATTGGCAATACCTTTGGAATTCTATGGACAACCTTATTTTTGACAACAGGAACACTGATTGGTCTGATAGAGtgaatgtgattaataagttCATTTCCTTCACGGACAATGTACTAACTCTCCTTTGCTGCTCTAAAATTAAAAAGTTCACCCTATATTTCCGATCTTGCCTTGTTGCGTCTTATGGTTCCAAAATTGACAAGTTGCTTGAAATTGCTTTGAAGAAAAAAGCGGAGGATCTTGAACTGGAAATATGGTATTATGATCAAGATCCCTATGTCTTGCCACAAGCTCTCTGCAGCAGCTCattcattttaaaattaaattgcgaGTATTGCAGAATACCAGAAGAATGTGTACTAAATTGGACATCCCTGAAGAGTTTAACGCTAAGACATTTGTTTCTCCGGGATGAACATGTTGATCAAATAGTAACAAATTGTCCTCAGCTGGAATCTTTGAAACTATGTGAGTTTTGTggttttcatcatttacatatAACTTCTCCAAAATGTAGGATACTGCAATTGATTGATCATGCCCATCCTGACGGAGATTGGGGTTCACTTGAAGGTGATTGTTCCTTCGAAATAGTTGCTCCATATATTCAACATTTAAAGATTTCGGGGCATTTTGATAGTGTGGAAATTAAGCTTGGGGACCTCTCGTCTTTGGTCCATGCCGATCTTACTTTCTCTGTTGATGTTGTATTTGACAAAACTGTGGAACATCTCTTGGCAAGTGTACGTTGTGCTAATGAGCTAATGGTCCCATGCTGGGTTATCGAG ATgatttatgtgttgttgttggaaaaGAAAGATGTTTCGTGA
- the LOC132046772 gene encoding F-box/LRR-repeat protein At5g02910-like isoform X2 has protein sequence MNFESKSSVITMAEQDQSPGGSSDDGYSKGQILENPPQKKMKIETECEETGIDWISEIPDALIAQILTQMPTPDAFKTTLLSKHWQYLWNSMDNLIFDNRNTDWSDRVNVINKFISFTDNVLTLLCCSKIKKFTLYFRSCLVASYGSKIDKLLEIALKKKAEDLELEIWYYDQDPYVLPQALCSSSFILKLNCEYCRIPEECVLNWTSLKSLTLRHLFLRDEHVDQIVTNCPQLESLKLCEFCGFHHLHITSPKCRILQLIDHAHPDGDWGSLEGDCSFEIVAPYIQHLKISGHFDSVEIKLGDLSSLVHADLTFSVDVVFDKTVEHLLASVRCANELMVPCWVIEVSFQPR, from the exons ATGAACTTTGAAAGTAAAAGTAGTGTGATAACCATGGCCGAGCAAGACCAATCCCCTGGCGGTTCTAGTGATGATGGATATTCTAAAGGCCAGATTCTTGAAAACCCACctcagaaaaaaatgaagattgaGACAGAATGTGAAGAAACTGGTATTGATTGGATCAGCGAGATACCTGACGCTCTTATTGCCCAAATTCTTACTCAAATGCCCACACCAGATGCCTTCAAAACAACTCTTCTCTCTAAACATTGGCAATACCTTTGGAATTCTATGGACAACCTTATTTTTGACAACAGGAACACTGATTGGTCTGATAGAGtgaatgtgattaataagttCATTTCCTTCACGGACAATGTACTAACTCTCCTTTGCTGCTCTAAAATTAAAAAGTTCACCCTATATTTCCGATCTTGCCTTGTTGCGTCTTATGGTTCCAAAATTGACAAGTTGCTTGAAATTGCTTTGAAGAAAAAAGCGGAGGATCTTGAACTGGAAATATGGTATTATGATCAAGATCCCTATGTCTTGCCACAAGCTCTCTGCAGCAGCTCattcattttaaaattaaattgcgaGTATTGCAGAATACCAGAAGAATGTGTACTAAATTGGACATCCCTGAAGAGTTTAACGCTAAGACATTTGTTTCTCCGGGATGAACATGTTGATCAAATAGTAACAAATTGTCCTCAGCTGGAATCTTTGAAACTATGTGAGTTTTGTggttttcatcatttacatatAACTTCTCCAAAATGTAGGATACTGCAATTGATTGATCATGCCCATCCTGACGGAGATTGGGGTTCACTTGAAGGTGATTGTTCCTTCGAAATAGTTGCTCCATATATTCAACATTTAAAGATTTCGGGGCATTTTGATAGTGTGGAAATTAAGCTTGGGGACCTCTCGTCTTTGGTCCATGCCGATCTTACTTTCTCTGTTGATGTTGTATTTGACAAAACTGTGGAACATCTCTTGGCAAGTGTACGTTGTGCTAATGAGCTAATGGTCCCATGCTGGGTTATCGAGGTCAGTTTCCAGCCC AGATga
- the LOC132046773 gene encoding telomere repeat-binding factor 1-like isoform X1: MGAPKQKWTSEEEAALKAGVAKYGVGKWSTIIKDPEFSDILRSRSNVDLKDKWRNLHVMACGWGSRQPGRIGYKSIQPTVKHVDNALEISTVVENGIEVLDASPLASSNEKLEDVGSKEPISRLDDLILEVIAGLKEPRGCSRTTISSYLEEHFMAPPDFEKLLVANLKALVENGRLIKVKHQYRITPSRVSSCVGGNDFPLFLEGKQKDSPKLNNNGVRILTKAQIDAELAQMMSLSAEEIAAAAAQAVADAEADIAEAERAARDAEEAEAEAEAAQCFAEAALKALNPRTLRVW; encoded by the exons ATGGGTGCACCAAAGCAGAAGTGGACATCAGAAGAAGAAGCTGCCCTTAAAGCAGGTGTTGCTAAGTATGGGGTTGGCAAGTGGAGCACCATAATCAAAGATCCAGAGTTTTCTGATATTTTGCGTTCTCGTTCAAATGTGGACCTAAAG GATAAATGGAGAAATCTACATGTTATGGCATGTGGGTGGGGTTCTAGGCAGCCAGGGAGGATTGGGTATAAAAGCATTCAGCCAACAGTGAAGCATGTCGATAATGCCTTGGAAATTAGCACTGTGGTTGAGAATGGTATAGAAGTTCTTGATGCCAGCCCTCTTGCATCATCCAATGAAAAGCTGGAGGATGTTGGGTCTAAGGAGCCAATTTCAAG ATTGGATGATCTTATCTTGGAGGTGATAGCAGGATTGAAGGAACCACGTGGGTGTAGTCGAACAACAATTTCTTCATATCTTGAG GAACACTTCATGGCACCTCCAGATTTTGAAAAGCTGTTAGTGGCAAATTTGAAGGCGCTGGTTGAAAATGGAAGACTGATAAAG GTGAAGCATCAGTACAGGATTACACCGAGTAGAGTATCATCTTGTGTCGGGGGAAACGATTTCCCATTGTTTCTGGAGGGGAAGCAGAAGGATTCCCCAAAGCTTAATAACAATGGAGTTAGAATACTTACAAAAGCACAAATTGATGCAGAGCTAGCCCAAATGATGAGCTTGAGTGCAGAGGAGATTGCTGCAGCTGCTGCACAAGCCGTTGCAGACGCAGAAGCTGATATTGCTGAGGCAGAAAGGGCAGCTAGAGATGCGGAGGAGGCTGAAGCAGAGGCAGAAGCGGCACAATGCTTTGCTGAAGCAGCATTGAAGGCATTGAATCCACGAACCCTCCGTGTTTGGTAA
- the LOC132046774 gene encoding uncharacterized protein LOC132046774, whose protein sequence is MASSLISKTRLISGIRAPSIVSTLCTVTETRTQKLERIADQLLDLNKIEKYDYAILFRHKMGLNRYGPAVSGLGSGSSSTGTGGAATDAKVEEKIIFDVKLDKFDAAAKIKVIKEIRSFTDLGLKEAKELVEKAPAVVKKGVTKDEADAIIEKLKAIGATAVLE, encoded by the coding sequence ATGGCATCATCTTTAATTTCAAAAACAAGACTCATTTCTGGGATCCGTGCCCCATCAATAGTTTCCACACTCTGCACAGTTACAGAAACCCGAACCCAAAAGTTAGAACGTATCGCTGACCAACTTCTAGACCTAAATAAGATCGAAAAATATGATTACGCCATTCTATTCCGTCACAAAATGGGCCTTAATCGATATGGGCCTGCCGTTTCGGGTCTGGGTTCCGGATCTTCATCAACTGGGACCGGTGGAGCGGCTACAGATGCAAAGgttgaagaaaaaattatatttgatgTAAAGCTTGATAAGTTTGATGCGGCGGCTAAGATTAAGGTGATTAAGGAAATTAGGTCTTTTACTGATTTGGGCTTAAAGGAAGCTAAGGAGTTAGTGGAAAAAGCGCCAGCTGTGGTGAAAAAAGGAGTAACCAAAGATGAAGCTGATGCTATTATTGAAAAACTCAAGGCAATTGGTGCCACAGCGGTATTAGAATAA
- the LOC132046773 gene encoding telomere repeat-binding factor 1-like isoform X2 produces MGAPKQKWTSEEEAALKAGVAKYGVGKWSTIIKDPEFSDILRSRSNVDLKDKWRNLHVMACGWGSRQPGRIGYKSIQPTVKHVDNALEISTVVENGIEVLDASPLASSNEKLEDVGSKEPISRLDDLILEVIAGLKEPRGCSRTTISSYLEVKHQYRITPSRVSSCVGGNDFPLFLEGKQKDSPKLNNNGVRILTKAQIDAELAQMMSLSAEEIAAAAAQAVADAEADIAEAERAARDAEEAEAEAEAAQCFAEAALKALNPRTLRVW; encoded by the exons ATGGGTGCACCAAAGCAGAAGTGGACATCAGAAGAAGAAGCTGCCCTTAAAGCAGGTGTTGCTAAGTATGGGGTTGGCAAGTGGAGCACCATAATCAAAGATCCAGAGTTTTCTGATATTTTGCGTTCTCGTTCAAATGTGGACCTAAAG GATAAATGGAGAAATCTACATGTTATGGCATGTGGGTGGGGTTCTAGGCAGCCAGGGAGGATTGGGTATAAAAGCATTCAGCCAACAGTGAAGCATGTCGATAATGCCTTGGAAATTAGCACTGTGGTTGAGAATGGTATAGAAGTTCTTGATGCCAGCCCTCTTGCATCATCCAATGAAAAGCTGGAGGATGTTGGGTCTAAGGAGCCAATTTCAAG ATTGGATGATCTTATCTTGGAGGTGATAGCAGGATTGAAGGAACCACGTGGGTGTAGTCGAACAACAATTTCTTCATATCTTGAG GTGAAGCATCAGTACAGGATTACACCGAGTAGAGTATCATCTTGTGTCGGGGGAAACGATTTCCCATTGTTTCTGGAGGGGAAGCAGAAGGATTCCCCAAAGCTTAATAACAATGGAGTTAGAATACTTACAAAAGCACAAATTGATGCAGAGCTAGCCCAAATGATGAGCTTGAGTGCAGAGGAGATTGCTGCAGCTGCTGCACAAGCCGTTGCAGACGCAGAAGCTGATATTGCTGAGGCAGAAAGGGCAGCTAGAGATGCGGAGGAGGCTGAAGCAGAGGCAGAAGCGGCACAATGCTTTGCTGAAGCAGCATTGAAGGCATTGAATCCACGAACCCTCCGTGTTTGGTAA